In Thermococcus sp. M39, the following are encoded in one genomic region:
- the pbp11 gene encoding tRNA-binding protein Pbp11, producing the protein MGFFRKIFKKPERDIDKIEIVSRKPVGKFRVLQIFQILGRQVLSGEVLEGIIYPGYKVKGKDVGVVMAIEKEHRRVDFAVSGDSVALILENKMGVEKGEVLEVYQS; encoded by the coding sequence ATGGGGTTTTTTAGAAAAATATTCAAAAAACCAGAAAGAGACATTGATAAAATTGAAATAGTCTCAAGAAAGCCAGTTGGAAAGTTTAGGGTTCTTCAGATTTTCCAAATTTTAGGGAGGCAGGTTTTAAGCGGAGAAGTTCTTGAGGGTATTATATATCCGGGATACAAGGTCAAGGGAAAAGACGTTGGAGTAGTAATGGCGATTGAAAAAGAGCATAGAAGAGTTGACTTTGCAGTTTCTGGAGATAGTGTGGCGCTAATTCTCGAGAATAAGATGGGAGTTGAAAAAGGCGAGGTTCTTGAGGTCTACCAATCCTAA